In one window of Posidoniimonas corsicana DNA:
- a CDS encoding YfcE family phosphodiesterase: protein MRIGVISDTHGHVDLTQDAVRMLESLEVEAVLHCGDVGGADVVRQFHQWPTHFVAGNCDYDLDSLGAAVDAEGQHWHGQFADLAFDGVRVALLHSHDRKRFKQTIQAGEHELVCYGHTHVAAIDETGPVMVLNPGAVYRASRPSVAVVELSPLSATIVPL, encoded by the coding sequence GTGAGAATTGGCGTGATCAGCGACACCCACGGCCACGTCGACCTGACGCAGGACGCGGTGAGGATGCTGGAGAGCCTGGAGGTCGAGGCCGTGCTGCACTGTGGCGACGTCGGCGGCGCGGATGTGGTCCGCCAATTCCATCAGTGGCCCACCCACTTTGTGGCTGGCAATTGCGACTACGACCTCGACTCGCTCGGCGCGGCGGTTGATGCCGAGGGCCAGCACTGGCACGGCCAGTTCGCCGATTTGGCATTCGACGGCGTGCGGGTCGCGCTGCTCCACAGCCACGACCGCAAGCGGTTCAAGCAGACCATCCAGGCGGGCGAGCACGAATTGGTGTGCTACGGCCACACCCACGTGGCGGCCATCGACGAAACCGGGCCCGTGATGGTGCTCAACCCGGGCGCGGTGTACCGCGCTAGCAGGCCCTCGGTGGCGGTGGTGGAGCTGAGCCCACTGTCGGCGACCATCGTCCCGCTGTAG